Proteins found in one Oreochromis niloticus isolate F11D_XX linkage group LG22, O_niloticus_UMD_NMBU, whole genome shotgun sequence genomic segment:
- the cgnb gene encoding LOW QUALITY PROTEIN: cingulin (The sequence of the model RefSeq protein was modified relative to this genomic sequence to represent the inferred CDS: deleted 2 bases in 1 codon) has product MCRDVTEPRQQAPPPRSSSQPMKAALRRDAHYRMCWQQVVLVAGESYPYVIGSLSSTFSSHQHCSALLLLEGLSNARSAACTKNQEVSMSSLSADRKTPVDHGVQIRFIKDLHDTGGGYPDKSRGNNSAATPSNKYGVAVRVQGISGQPYVVLKDGEKGDSYGVQLKTPTSSSGTPSPYNSLPKINKVPKEFLNPYTPVDNSSQSPVSPAEDEDGEIFGSPLKRPPGDGQAGTQGEEENGMGREKQVEKPKAEPLLKARPSEVEKNTDWTSEGTYNEAGLKPVKFNPVGPRGVNQTGSGFTGSLGRYSDKKPNPNSLSQSFPEPPASTDEEPVPVIDTNSLAPINKLISKFNSGTPGSAQQTRGRSGARQRLRLEERRRSRSLDARKDAEPEVSLPSPTPNPYASPQFTSSSIELKIQATPASSSLGKSPPSVAKVTAFEAPKTNFKLPEKFTAKSTPPTIAKKPETLPRSQSAEIMGGGETPIKQTSFNILKNSIGDSEGFLKPKVSPIAETTGSLKKGGSDGSLKTGNLEELQEQIKRLKKELQQAQEELAEERIAREIAESRLHMLEDQLAELQEELRRVSENSSHSDSMQTDVAALQAQLAEATVLRQRLEDTLHQRERELTALKGALKEEVECHDKEMESLREQYSQDMEDLRKTMEQFTQSQEQIVEERERVNASVLTLEQELESCRDQGEQWKTELKATTQELQKTKEDRNEANPSSQTLQKSRLEKEDLEGELKELQDSLLAKKKQTPASDDNRSLAEELRCCHNDLKRARTDLDKQRGQLDEKIEALQALKKASGEKEAELQSEIRKLKEQFQKDKTELEKALEKAKESSAGAGSTVVDHGNNNLELQETNNRLKERLARMTKLHSSMPRSPEDEDAVEALEDENRSLKSQLEEAKRGAGRLSKERDELVRRLEDRDMEREALRRGKSELEEQKRQLDRAVEKLNKEVELMMGDSRHSVTNLQIQFDEYRERSRKDLLEAQRSSKDRLAELQRAQTNLKAQQEEVSRLKKELLTCSEERDSAQLERDLLNNRLKHLESEFEAEKSTHTDRAREVRGLEDKIKTLEIELDEEKSNVELLNDRITRSRDQVDQLRSELMQERSARHDLEMDKSALERQMKELKSRVADMEGQPRPSAGITLLETKIQELEEKLHSEEREKATIQASQRRTERKLKELNATLDQERSQHVEQRDQLTLRVKALKRQVDESELEVERLEGVRRKVLRDLEEQRELQEALQAKVTTLESELKRKSQQTHRSTLASSALSSEDEDGFYDSKISSERVLNESDPQTSNC; this is encoded by the exons GCTGCTTGCACCAAAAACCAGGAAGTGAGCATGAGTAGCCTGTCTGCTGACAGGAAGACGCCCGTGGATCATGGCGTTCAGATCCGCTTCATCAAAGACCTCCATGACACAGGCGGCGGTTATCCTGATAAATCCAGGGGAAACAACAGTGCGGCGACTCCTTCCAACAAATATGGCGTGGCAGTGAGGGTTCAGGGAATCTCTGGGCAGCCTTACGTGGTCCTGAAGGATGGAGAGAAAGGCGACTCATACGGAGTTCAGTTAAAAACCCCCACCTCCAGCTCGGGGACACCGTCACCGTACAACAGCCTTCCAAAAATTAATAAAGTTCCGAAAGAATTCTTAAATCCCTACACACCTGTTGATAACTCATCACAGTCCCCTGTTTCCCCAGCAGAGGATGAGGATGGGGAAATTTTTGGGAGCCCTCTCAAAAGACCTCCAGGGGATGGTCAAGCAGGGACACAAGGGGAGGAGGAGAATGGGATGGGCAgagaaaaacaggtagagaaGCCAAAAGCTGAACCCCTACTCAAAGCGAGACCTAGTGAAGTagagaaaaacacagactggacaAGTGAAGGAACATATAACGAAGCAGGACTTAAACCTGTCAAATTTAACCCTGTGGGACCCAGAGGGGTAAACCAAACTGGCTCTGGTTTCACCGGCTCTTTGGGGAGGTACAGTGATAAGAAACCAAATCCAAATTCTTTGTCACAGTCATTCCCCGAACCTCCAGCATCGACCGACGAGGAGCCTGTCCCTGTAATCGACACCAACTCCCTGGCTCCCATCAACAAGCTCATCAGTAAGTTCAACAGTGGAACACCGGGTAGCGCCCAACAGACCAGAGGGCGCTCTGGAGCGAGGCAGCGGCTCAGACTTGAAGAGCGCAGAAGGTCCAGGAGTCTTGACGCCCGAAAAGATGCTGAGCCGGAAGTTTCCCTCCCCTCTCCAACTCCAAATCCCTACGCTTCACCCCAGTTTACCTCCTCCAGCATTGAGCTCAAGATCCAGGCTACTCCAGCAAGTAGCAGCCTCGGAAAGAGCCCTCCATCTGTTGCCAAGGTGACAGCTTTCGAGGCTCCCAAGACAAATTTCAAGTTACCAGAGAAGTTTACTGCCAAGAGCACGCCTCCAACTATAGCAAAAAAGCCT GAGACACTTCCTAGAAGTCAAAGTGCAGAGATCATGGGTGGGGGAGAGACTCCAATCAAGCAAACTAGCTTCAACATCCTGAAAAACAG CATCGGTGACAGTGAAGGATTCCTTAAACCAAAAGTCAGTCCCATTGCTGAAACAACCGGCAGCTTAAAG AAGGGAGGATCTGATGGAAGCCTCAAAACAGGGAATCTTGAGGAACTTCAGGAGCAAATCAAACGCCTCAaaaaagaactgcagcaagcccAGGAAGA ACTGGCCGAGGAGCGTATCGCCAGAGAAATCGCAGAATCACGTCTGCACATGCTGGAAGATCAGCTAGCTGAGCTTCAGGAAGAACTGAGGAGGGTTTCCGAAAACTCATCTCATTCAGACTCGATGCAGACG GATGTGGCCGCTCTGCAGGCCCAGCTGGCTGAGGCCACCGTGCTGCGCCAGCGTCTAGAAGATACGCTACACCAGCGAGAGCGGGAGTTGACAGCCCTGAAGGGGGCACTAAAGGAGGAGGTGGAGTGCCACGACAAAGAGATGGAGAGTCTGAGGGAGCAGTACAGCCAGGATATGGAGGACCTGAGAAAAACCATGGAGCAGTTCACACAG TCTCAGGAGCAGATCgtagaggagagggagagggtgAACGCCTCCGTGTTGACGCTAGAGCAGGAGCTGGAGAGCTGCAGAGATCAGGGAGAGCAGTGGAAGACGGAGCTGAAGGCCACCACGCAGGAGCTGCAAAAGACCAAAGAGGA CAGGAACGAGGCGAACCCCAGCAGCCAAAC CTTGCAAAAATCTCGTTTGGAAAAGGAAGATTTGGAGGGTGAGCTAAAGGAGCTTCAGGATTCATTGCTTGCCAAGAAGAAACAAACGCCTGCGTCTGATGATAACCGTTCTTTAGCAGAG GAGCTTCGGTGTTGCCATAACGACCTGAAGAGGGCTCGCACCGATCTGGACAAACAAAGGGGTCAGCTGGACGAGAAAATCGAGGCACTTCAAGCTCTGAAGAAGGCGAGCGGAGAGAAAGAGGCCGAGCTTCAGTCCGAGATCAGAAAGTTGAAGGAGCAATTTCAGAAAGACAAGACTGAGCTGGAAAAGGCACTCGAGAAGGCAAAGGAG TCGTCAGCTGGTGCAGGAAGTACTGTGGTGGACCACGGCAACAACAACCTGGAGCTCCAAGAGACAAACAATCGCCTGAAGGAGAGGCTGGCCCGCATG ACAAAGCTTCACTCCAGCATGCCCCGGAGCCCGGAGGACGAGGATGCCGTGGAAGCCTTGGAGGATGAGAACCGCTCCCTGAAGTCTCAGCTGGAGGAGGCCAAGAGAGGAGCCGGCCGACTGAGCAAGGAGAGGGACGAGCTGGTCCGACGGTTGGAGGACCGAGACATGGAGAGGGAGGCGCTGAGGAGGGGCAAAAGCGAACTGGAGGAGCAGAAGAGACAGCTGGATCGGGCAGTTGAAAAGCTTAACAAAGAG GTGGAGCTGATGATGGGAGATTCTCGTCACTCGGTAACCAACCTGCAGATACAGTTTGATGAATACAGGGAACGCTCGAGGAAGGACCTGCTGGAGGCGCAGCGCAGCAGTAAGGACAGGCTGGCCGAGCTGCAGAGGGCTCAGACCAACCTGAAGGCCCAGCAAGAAGAG GTTTCTCGtctgaagaaggagctgctgacgTGCAGTGAGGAGAGAGACAGCGCTCAGCTGGAGAGAGACCTGCTCAACAACCGCCTCAAACACTTGGAGAGCGAGTTCGAAGCAGAAAAGAGCACGCACACTGACCGTGCCCGGGAGGTCAGAGGCCTGGAG gaTAAAATTAAAACCCTGGAGATCGAGCTGGATGAGGAGAAGAGTAATGTGGAGCTTTTGAACGATCGCATTACCAGAAGCCGAGATCAG GTTGACCAGCTTCGTTCAGAGCTCATGCAGGAGCGTTCAGCCAGACATGACCTGGAAATGGACAAGAGTGCACTGGAGAGACAG ATGAAGGAACTAAAGTCTCGAGTGGCAGACATGGAGGGACAGCCTCGACCCTCGGCTGGAATCACACTTCTAGAAACCAAAATTCAAGAGTTAGAGGAGAAACTACACAGTGAAGAAAG AGAGAAGGCCACTATCCAGGCTTCTCAGAGGCGGACAGAGAGAAAGCTGAAGGAGCTAAACGCCACATTAGACCAGGAGAGAAGCCAGCACGTTGAGCAGAGAGATCAG TTGACGCTGCGCGTGAAGGCCTTGAAACGTCAAGTCGACGAGAGCGAGTTAGAGGTGGAGCGCTTGGAGGGAGTCCGCCGTAAAGTTCTCAGGGACTTGGAAGAGCAGCGGGAGCTGCAGGAAGCACTGCAGGCTAAAGTGACAACGCTGGAGAGTGAATTAAA GCGGAAGTCGCAGCAGACACATCGCTCGACTCTGGCCTCCTCTGCTTTAAGCTCTGAGGACGAGGACGGTTTCTATGACAGCAAAATCTCCTCTGAA AGAGTCCTGAACGAGAGTGACCCACAAACCTCCAACTGTTAA